The segment AGAATTCATGGGGGTAACGAAAGTATTGATCCTGCCGTATTCCCGTCTTCTCCAATAAAGTCACTGCCATTTCCATACGATCCTGCTTCGATCCAATGTTGTGGATATTCATCGGTTCTTCAATTATTTCACCGATCCGTTTTTTGGGATTCAATGAAGAATGCGGATCTTGGAACACCATTTGCATTTCTTTTCGCATCTTCGTAAATTCTTTTTCTTTAATCTGAAAAATATCTCTCCCTTTGTAAAGAGCAGTTCCTTCAGTCGGTTCCGTCAATCTCAGCAAGGCTCTTCCAGAAGTACTTTTACCGCAACCGGATTCTCCAACCAGTCCAAGTGTCTTTTTTTCATATAAATTGAAATTCAAATCTTCTATGGCTTTTACATGTCCGACTGTTCGCCCGAAAGGAGAGTGAATCGGAAAATATTTTTTCAGTCCCTTGACTTGAAGCATGGGGGATTGTTGTTTCATGTAATCAGTTTCCATATCCAACTGCTTCATGCTGCAAAGCCTCCCCCTCTTCTATTTTTTCGTAATGCCAGCATCTTACTTTTTGGCTTGCATTGGCCTCCTTTAATATCGGCGCTTCGTTCAAGCATTTTTCATCAGCGAATACACAGCGCGGAGCAAACCGGCATCCTTTCGGAATATTGTGGAGAGAAGGCACCGTACCTGGAATCATATGCAGCTTCTGCGTTCGATCGCCATCTATTCTAGGTATGGACTTAATTAGCCCTTTAGTATACGGATGCAAGGGTTTTGTGAATAAGGAATTTACATCTGCCTCTTCAATCACTTGACCAAGATACATGACCACTACACGCGTACAAACTTCCGCTACGACTCCTAAATCGTGAGTGATCATCATGACGCTCATATTTGCTTCCTTTTTCAGATCATTGATCAAATCGATAATTTGTGCTTGGATGGTTACATCAAGTGCCGTCGTTGGCTCATCTGCAATGAGCAAACTCGGTTTACAGGATAGCGCCATTGCAATCATGACCCGCTGCCGCATTCCCCCTGAAATTTCATGCGGATATTCATGTACACGTTTTTCAGGAGATGGGATTCCAGTCAACTTCAGCATTTCAATGGCTTTCTCCATAGCTTGCTTTGCATTCAAATTCTGGTGAATCATAATCGATTCTGATATTTGATTGCCAATAGTAAAGACTGGATTTAGTGAAGTCATGGCATCCTGGAATATCATTGATACTTCGTTTCCTCGGATATCCCGCATCTTGTGTTCCGGAAGAGCCAACAAATTCTCACCTTTAAAGTTAATGGCTCCTTCGTAACGCGTCGATTTTTCATTCAGCAAGCGCATAATTGATTCAGCAGTAACACTTTTCCCACACCCTGACTCTCCAACAACGCCAAGCGTTTCTTCTGGAGCAATAGAAAAAGAAATTCCATCAACCGCTGTCACCGGGCCATTTTCAGTTGAAAAAATAGTTTTCAATCCATCGATTTCCAATAAATTCTGTTGGGTCATCTTTATCCTCCTTCCACTCCGTCGCTTTCCATCTTCAAAAGCAGAACGGCCTGAGGTTCAATTCTTGATCATTTGTTCGATTTACTTGAGTGAGGGTCCAGCAAGTCACGAAGGCCATCTCCGAAAAGGTTCAGTCCTAATACAGCCAGAATGATGAATGCGCCTGGAAAAACCGTCATCCACCAAGCATTGAATATCACAATTTTCCCGTCATAAAGTATGTTCCCCCAACTTGGTTCAGGCGCCGGGATTCCAGCTCCAAGGAAACTTAATGCGGCTTCCAAAATGATAGCAATCGCAAACACATAAGTTGTTTGTACGATCAGCGGAGACATAACATTCGGTACAATATGTCGCCAGATAATCCTAAAGGAACTTGCGCCTTGAGCTTTCATTGCTTCGATATAGGTTTGTTCTTTTATAACAAGTGCAGAAGAACGAACAATCCGTGCCATTGTCGGTATTTTCGCTATCGTCACCGCAATAACTACATTAATGGGCTGCGGTCCCAATACCGCCATGATAGCAACTGCAAGAAGAATATCTGGAAACGCCATCAAGGCGTCGCATATCCGCATCAGAATATGGTCTAGCACTGAATAGAAAGCAGCATACAGTCCGATAATCATACCAATTACCGCTGTTAGAATTGCTACTGAAAACCCAACCCCCATAGATACCTGTGCTCCCGAAGCTACCCGGCTGAACAAATCGCGTCCGAAATTGTCAGTCCCAAACCAATGCATGCCATCTGGCGCTTTCAGTCGATCCATCGGATCCAGCTCAAGCGGAGTAAACTGGCTGATCATCGGTCCAAACAGCGCAAACAAACTCAATATGATAAGCAGAACACTTCCAACTACAGCCGACTGGTTAGACCAA is part of the Planococcus shenhongbingii genome and harbors:
- a CDS encoding ABC transporter ATP-binding protein; the encoded protein is MKQLDMETDYMKQQSPMLQVKGLKKYFPIHSPFGRTVGHVKAIEDLNFNLYEKKTLGLVGESGCGKSTSGRALLRLTEPTEGTALYKGRDIFQIKEKEFTKMRKEMQMVFQDPHSSLNPKKRIGEIIEEPMNIHNIGSKQDRMEMAVTLLEKTGIRQDQYFRYPHEFSGGQRQRIGLARALALNPNIIVLDEPVSALDVSIQSQVINLLQEIQEEFSLAYLFISHDLSVVRHIADEIGVMYLGHLVEKAPTDELFANPLHPYTKALLSSIPLPNPGAKRERIILKGDVPSPINPPSGCVFHTRCPFVMDVCKTVKPESRIQIPGHEVACHLYN
- a CDS encoding ABC transporter ATP-binding protein → MTQQNLLEIDGLKTIFSTENGPVTAVDGISFSIAPEETLGVVGESGCGKSVTAESIMRLLNEKSTRYEGAINFKGENLLALPEHKMRDIRGNEVSMIFQDAMTSLNPVFTIGNQISESIMIHQNLNAKQAMEKAIEMLKLTGIPSPEKRVHEYPHEISGGMRQRVMIAMALSCKPSLLIADEPTTALDVTIQAQIIDLINDLKKEANMSVMMITHDLGVVAEVCTRVVVMYLGQVIEEADVNSLFTKPLHPYTKGLIKSIPRIDGDRTQKLHMIPGTVPSLHNIPKGCRFAPRCVFADEKCLNEAPILKEANASQKVRCWHYEKIEEGEALQHEAVGYGN
- a CDS encoding ABC transporter permease — translated: MATEAKVKADAGVSGLKVMKNDLKKEQKRLFFRRFWSNQSAVVGSVLLIILSLFALFGPMISQFTPLELDPMDRLKAPDGMHWFGTDNFGRDLFSRVASGAQVSMGVGFSVAILTAVIGMIIGLYAAFYSVLDHILMRICDALMAFPDILLAVAIMAVLGPQPINVVIAVTIAKIPTMARIVRSSALVIKEQTYIEAMKAQGASSFRIIWRHIVPNVMSPLIVQTTYVFAIAIILEAALSFLGAGIPAPEPSWGNILYDGKIVIFNAWWMTVFPGAFIILAVLGLNLFGDGLRDLLDPHSSKSNK